From one Polynucleobacter sp. UK-FUSCHL-C3 genomic stretch:
- a CDS encoding pseudouridine synthase, translated as MEKIRVSKLLSELGLCSRREADSYIEQGLVTVDGEPIHELGTRAYRHQTIALRAGAKRQQEQRLTLLLNKPVGYISHLDDEQQYKPAASLITPENQFAAAPDQTQRLHFRGLAPAGRLDIDSSGLLVLTQDGRIAKLLIGEDSPIEKEYLVRVSGQLSDAGLRSLQHGLSLDGKALKPAKVSWQNEDQLRFVLREGRKRQIRRMCELVNLEVIGLKRIRIGQLALGSLPVGQWRVLDKNERF; from the coding sequence GTGGAAAAAATCAGGGTCTCTAAACTACTGTCTGAGCTCGGTCTTTGTTCGCGCAGAGAGGCTGATTCTTATATTGAGCAGGGCTTGGTGACCGTAGATGGTGAGCCTATACATGAGCTTGGTACTAGAGCCTATCGACATCAAACCATAGCACTTCGAGCAGGGGCTAAACGTCAACAAGAGCAACGTCTCACCCTTTTGTTAAATAAGCCTGTTGGCTATATCTCACATTTAGATGATGAACAGCAATATAAACCTGCGGCATCTTTAATTACCCCCGAGAACCAATTTGCAGCCGCACCCGATCAAACACAGCGACTTCATTTTCGTGGGCTAGCCCCTGCCGGGCGTCTTGATATTGATTCATCTGGATTGCTGGTACTAACTCAGGATGGTCGCATTGCTAAATTATTAATTGGGGAAGATAGTCCGATTGAGAAAGAATATTTAGTGCGGGTTTCTGGTCAACTCTCTGATGCAGGCCTGCGCTCATTACAACATGGTCTATCACTTGATGGCAAAGCGCTTAAGCCTGCGAAAGTAAGTTGGCAAAACGAGGATCAATTGCGCTTTGTATTGCGCGAAGGGCGAAAACGGCAAATCCGGAGGATGTGTGAATTAGTTAATCTTGAGGTCATTGGACTAAAGAGAATCCGCATTGGTCAGCTTGCGCTTGGTTCCCTCCCTGTAGGGCAGTGGCGTGTGCTTGATAAAAATGAACGCTTTTAG
- a CDS encoding c-type cytochrome, which translates to MKKIKLIVLSVFLSSIYFSSNSWASPAENTYKTVCAVCHSAGVAGAPSLGDKAKWAPLIKEGQVQLTAHGYVGVRGMPAKGGKPDLSVVDFAASLVYMVNQSGGNWQNPNDLTLKKIEAEIIRRQAQLRK; encoded by the coding sequence ATGAAAAAAATTAAATTGATTGTTTTATCTGTTTTTTTATCCTCGATTTATTTTTCGTCCAACAGCTGGGCAAGCCCTGCAGAAAATACCTATAAAACTGTTTGTGCGGTATGTCATTCTGCTGGGGTTGCAGGTGCTCCCAGTCTTGGTGATAAGGCTAAATGGGCTCCCCTCATTAAGGAAGGACAAGTGCAGCTAACCGCTCATGGGTATGTGGGCGTGCGTGGAATGCCTGCAAAAGGCGGCAAACCTGATCTAAGCGTAGTAGATTTTGCCGCCTCCCTTGTTTATATGGTGAATCAATCTGGTGGTAATTGGCAAAATCCTAATGACCTTACTTTAAAAAAGATTGAGGCTGAGATTATTCGTCGTCAAGCACAGCTGCGTAAATGA
- the rodA gene encoding rod shape-determining protein RodA, which yields MAKGDPRVEKSALAKVKSIIFYAFRGFDPQLGFIFLGLAGISFIVFLSAGQGTPVAIVDQIRNLFIAFVIMCIVSQIPPKWLEMAAVWVYGIGIALLIAVAIFGLIKKGARRWINLGITIQPSEIMKIAVPLMLAWYFQKREGIRSTLDYLVAGLILALPVFLIARQPDLGTALLVLAAGLYVIILAGLPWRWIVPIIAAGGIAILMLIVFSSSICAPDVSWPLIREYQKNRVCTLLDPSNDPLGRGFHTIQAMIAVGSGGFFGKGWREGTQSHLEFIPEKHTDFVFAVFAEEFGFLGNLVLILLFFALIKRGLTISMGAPTLFTRLLGGAISLIFFTYAFVNIGMVTGLLPVVGVPLPLLSYGGTALVTLGFGAGILMSIHRHRRLVQS from the coding sequence ATGGCCAAAGGAGATCCCCGAGTGGAAAAGAGTGCCCTAGCCAAAGTAAAGTCTATTATTTTTTATGCCTTTCGGGGCTTTGATCCTCAACTTGGCTTTATTTTTCTTGGCCTAGCTGGAATTAGCTTTATTGTATTTTTATCAGCCGGGCAAGGGACGCCTGTTGCGATTGTTGATCAAATCCGTAATTTGTTCATTGCTTTTGTCATTATGTGTATCGTCTCGCAAATTCCTCCAAAGTGGTTAGAGATGGCGGCAGTTTGGGTCTATGGCATCGGCATTGCCCTGCTAATTGCTGTGGCCATCTTTGGCCTTATCAAAAAGGGAGCTCGTCGATGGATAAATTTGGGCATTACGATTCAACCATCCGAAATTATGAAAATAGCTGTGCCATTAATGTTAGCTTGGTATTTTCAAAAACGTGAGGGTATTCGCTCTACCCTTGACTATCTTGTTGCTGGACTCATTCTAGCCTTACCAGTTTTTTTAATTGCCCGCCAGCCTGATTTAGGAACAGCCCTTTTAGTTCTTGCTGCTGGGCTTTATGTGATTATCTTAGCCGGTTTGCCATGGCGCTGGATTGTGCCTATTATTGCAGCGGGCGGCATCGCCATTCTTATGCTTATTGTTTTTAGTAGCAGCATTTGCGCACCTGATGTCAGCTGGCCCCTTATTCGAGAGTATCAAAAAAATCGGGTCTGTACTCTATTAGATCCCTCTAATGATCCCTTGGGCCGTGGATTTCATACGATTCAAGCAATGATTGCGGTTGGCTCTGGAGGATTTTTTGGTAAAGGCTGGCGCGAAGGAACGCAATCACACCTCGAATTTATTCCCGAGAAACATACTGATTTTGTCTTTGCGGTTTTTGCAGAAGAGTTTGGGTTTTTGGGTAACCTTGTTTTAATTCTGCTCTTTTTTGCCTTGATCAAGCGCGGTCTTACCATTTCGATGGGGGCTCCAACCCTCTTTACACGTTTGCTTGGCGGCGCTATTAGCCTCATCTTTTTTACCTACGCCTTTGTCAACATCGGCATGGTGACCGGCCTGCTGCCAGTTGTTGGAGTGCCTCTACCGCTTCTCAGCTATGGCGGCACAGCCCTTGTAACACTTGGCTTTGGGGCAGGCATCCTCATGAGCATTCATCGCCATCGACGCTTGGTGCAAAGTTAG
- a CDS encoding HPF/RaiA family ribosome-associated protein — translation MRVIQENKTYLAIDFKVPVRLDGSPDKARNLSSIGIKYEGNSFAKLPIVKAYIDNRLQKIRNQFDESTMATVFLFIDITVEKALRNTVEITIHLKDKQLYSEDEGEDLYSTINSVIEKIWKILSHLPN, via the coding sequence GTGAGGGTCATACAAGAAAATAAAACTTACCTTGCTATCGATTTTAAGGTCCCAGTGCGGCTTGATGGTTCGCCTGATAAAGCGAGGAATCTTTCGTCTATAGGCATTAAGTATGAGGGTAATTCTTTTGCTAAATTACCTATAGTCAAAGCCTATATCGATAACCGCTTACAAAAAATTCGTAATCAATTCGATGAATCTACTATGGCTACTGTTTTTTTATTCATCGATATTACAGTTGAAAAAGCCCTAAGAAATACTGTTGAGATTACTATTCACCTTAAAGATAAGCAGCTTTACTCTGAGGATGAGGGCGAAGATCTTTATTCCACCATCAACTCTGTAATTGAAAAAATATGGAAAATACTTAGCCACCTACCAAATTAA
- a CDS encoding ATP-binding protein: MDILATLTSKDLIKRRALPVLTVFAGLIALVLLLLLSTATSNTEFFDGYFIWLYAANIVVGGLLLLSIVVLVVVISIRWRKGRFGTRLIAKLAMIFALVGVVPGIILYSVSWQFVSKSIETWFDVKVESALNSGLELGRVTLRIAQEEILSEGKFIAEQIVQVPAGTTSEQVGSMVVKIRNQFGIQEVSLFNLQRTLILSTEPNPKGYFPAPSAEVVAEAFKKNGITFLDEIDIEQGQHGYRVRAIVPITRQKAVPSKAGSSKTAEDKYFLQLVRFIPAPLAKNIFAVESAYSEYQEKALGRLGLRKMYIGTLTLTLFFALFVAVTLALLLGRQLAQPLLMLLRGTQAVAQGDLSPKPELDTGDELGMLTRQFNVMTKQLSDARTSLQESKSFLETVLGSLTAGVCIFDKHFNLASSNPGAAKILGTDLLVLTGKPLSSSPALQEFEAAVREGFETQNLIAPVANADYGAGGPVWQKQVQIHPVNEYENDLGSTLFVRGTQLSSELKMIVFDDISDVIAAQRSIAWSEVARRLAHEIKNPLTPIQLSAERLQHKLQDQLNPEQAEMIERSTNTIIGQVQAMKQMVNEFRDFAKTPTPNLTALDLNSLIKEIMGLYEGSAIKTTFASDCPRVMGDPTQIRQVIHNLLQNAQDASLEAGHAEGGVEIKTELVPMGDVEQSKFAVRMTITDSGPGFQAKILARAFEPYITTKVKGTGLGLAVVKKIIDDHGAKIEINNRKQGDAVLGAQISILFVNLAKEVA, translated from the coding sequence GTGGATATTCTTGCGACCCTCACCAGCAAAGATCTGATTAAGCGCAGAGCATTGCCAGTGCTGACCGTATTTGCTGGCCTGATTGCCTTGGTGCTTTTACTCCTGCTGTCTACCGCAACCTCAAACACAGAGTTTTTTGATGGTTACTTCATTTGGCTATATGCCGCCAATATTGTTGTCGGAGGCCTGTTATTGCTATCCATTGTCGTATTGGTAGTGGTGATCAGTATCCGTTGGCGGAAGGGGCGCTTTGGTACTCGCTTGATTGCTAAATTAGCCATGATCTTTGCTTTAGTCGGAGTGGTACCCGGAATCATTTTATACAGCGTGTCTTGGCAATTCGTCTCTAAAAGTATCGAGACCTGGTTTGATGTCAAGGTTGAGTCGGCCCTCAACTCAGGTCTGGAGCTAGGTCGAGTCACCTTAAGAATCGCTCAAGAGGAGATATTGTCAGAGGGCAAGTTTATTGCTGAGCAGATTGTGCAGGTTCCCGCGGGCACCACCTCTGAGCAGGTCGGCAGTATGGTCGTCAAAATCCGCAATCAGTTTGGGATACAGGAAGTGAGCCTCTTTAATCTGCAGCGCACATTGATCCTAAGCACTGAGCCTAATCCTAAGGGTTATTTTCCAGCACCTAGTGCAGAAGTAGTGGCTGAGGCATTTAAGAAGAATGGCATTACCTTCTTAGATGAAATTGATATTGAGCAGGGACAGCATGGTTATCGAGTAAGGGCTATTGTGCCAATCACTCGACAAAAGGCTGTGCCCAGCAAGGCAGGGTCTAGTAAAACGGCCGAGGATAAATATTTCTTGCAATTGGTGCGCTTTATTCCGGCGCCACTGGCCAAGAACATCTTTGCCGTCGAGTCCGCTTATAGTGAATATCAGGAGAAGGCTCTGGGTCGGTTAGGTTTGCGCAAGATGTATATTGGCACCCTCACGCTCACCCTCTTTTTTGCCTTATTTGTAGCAGTAACTCTGGCTCTTTTACTGGGTCGGCAGTTGGCGCAGCCTTTACTAATGCTCTTGCGCGGCACTCAGGCTGTGGCCCAAGGGGATCTATCCCCCAAACCAGAGCTTGATACGGGTGACGAACTTGGCATGCTCACCCGCCAATTTAATGTCATGACCAAGCAACTCTCAGATGCACGCACTTCCTTGCAAGAGTCCAAATCTTTTCTTGAAACGGTCTTAGGAAGTCTAACGGCTGGCGTCTGTATTTTTGATAAGCACTTTAATCTCGCATCGAGTAATCCCGGGGCAGCAAAAATTTTGGGGACCGACTTACTGGTGCTTACTGGGAAGCCATTGAGCAGCAGTCCAGCGCTCCAAGAGTTTGAGGCTGCAGTTCGCGAAGGATTTGAAACCCAGAACTTAATAGCCCCTGTTGCAAACGCAGATTATGGCGCTGGGGGGCCGGTATGGCAAAAGCAGGTTCAAATCCACCCCGTGAATGAGTACGAGAACGATTTGGGGTCAACTCTATTTGTACGAGGCACACAGCTCTCATCCGAATTAAAGATGATTGTGTTTGACGATATTAGTGACGTGATCGCTGCTCAGCGCTCAATCGCTTGGAGCGAAGTAGCAAGACGCTTGGCCCACGAGATCAAAAATCCATTAACACCGATCCAGCTCTCTGCTGAGCGCTTACAGCATAAGTTGCAGGACCAATTAAACCCAGAGCAAGCAGAAATGATCGAGCGCAGCACTAATACCATCATTGGGCAAGTTCAGGCCATGAAACAAATGGTCAATGAGTTTAGGGATTTTGCCAAAACTCCTACGCCCAACTTAACTGCGCTGGATCTAAATTCCTTAATAAAAGAGATTATGGGGCTCTATGAAGGAAGCGCTATCAAGACAACTTTTGCCAGCGATTGTCCGCGGGTGATGGGCGATCCAACCCAAATACGCCAAGTTATCCACAACCTTTTACAAAATGCTCAAGATGCAAGCCTAGAAGCAGGGCATGCAGAAGGGGGCGTTGAGATTAAAACGGAGTTGGTGCCCATGGGCGACGTGGAGCAAAGTAAGTTTGCAGTGCGCATGACAATTACGGACAGCGGCCCAGGTTTTCAGGCTAAGATATTGGCAAGAGCATTTGAGCCGTACATCACCACTAAGGTTAAGGGAACCGGGCTTGGTTTGGCGGTAGTGAAAAAAATTATTGATGATCACGGTGCAAAAATTGAGATCAATAATCGTAAACAGGGAGATGCGGTGTTGGGCGCCCAGATATCCATTTTGTTTGTAAATCTTGCGAAAGAGGTTGCATAA
- a CDS encoding BrnA antitoxin family protein — MRKEYDFSKARKNPYASMLKKPITIRLDEDSVSYFKAVSQEVGIPYQSLINLYLRDCAATHKKLNLGWK, encoded by the coding sequence ATGCGCAAAGAATATGATTTCTCAAAAGCTCGTAAAAATCCATATGCTTCTATGCTCAAGAAGCCTATTACCATTAGATTAGATGAGGACTCAGTGAGCTACTTCAAGGCTGTATCCCAAGAGGTGGGCATTCCTTATCAAAGCCTAATCAACCTCTATTTGAGAGATTGTGCGGCCACTCATAAGAAACTAAATCTTGGTTGGAAGTAG
- a CDS encoding response regulator, with amino-acid sequence MASILVVDDEMGIRELLHEILTEEGHTVYPAESAMQARAVREQMEPDLVLLDIWMPDTDGITLLKEWARDNLLTMPVVMMSGHATIDTAVEATRIGALNFLEKPIALQKLLKTVSKALERGSLKKPDSETPIAETNSLELPKGSNSDEYIGGIAKSYFDLPLRESRDLFEKAYFEFQMLVTGGSMKKISEFTGLERTHLYRKLKALGIDVSKYKGE; translated from the coding sequence ATGGCTAGTATTTTGGTGGTGGATGACGAGATGGGAATCCGAGAGTTACTCCATGAGATCTTGACCGAGGAGGGGCATACGGTTTATCCCGCCGAGAGCGCCATGCAGGCCCGGGCAGTGCGCGAGCAAATGGAGCCCGATCTTGTCCTCCTGGATATCTGGATGCCCGATACCGACGGAATTACGCTTTTAAAGGAATGGGCCCGCGATAATTTATTAACGATGCCCGTTGTGATGATGTCAGGCCACGCAACAATCGACACAGCGGTTGAGGCAACCCGAATTGGAGCCCTTAATTTCTTAGAGAAACCAATTGCTTTACAAAAGCTCTTAAAGACCGTTAGCAAAGCTCTAGAGAGAGGCTCACTTAAAAAGCCAGATAGCGAGACTCCAATAGCAGAAACAAATTCACTCGAGTTACCAAAAGGCAGTAATTCGGATGAGTATATTGGCGGCATTGCAAAGAGCTACTTTGATTTACCCCTAAGGGAGTCGCGCGACCTCTTTGAGAAAGCCTATTTTGAATTCCAAATGCTAGTAACCGGCGGCAGCATGAAAAAAATCTCAGAGTTCACCGGGCTAGAGAGGACCCACCTCTATCGTAAGCTAAAGGCCCTTGGGATAGACGTCAGTAAATACAAAGGCGAGTGA
- a CDS encoding NAD-dependent epimerase/dehydratase family protein gives MKIFLTGAEGFIGSKVLERLHAEGHGLSAAVRSVQEEKRLQALGIETVRGNLCDEIDLHAALKGHEAVIHCAAYVRLWGPRATFQGVNVELTKKLIAASQVAGIKRFIHMSTASVVLNERRPLYDAEESLPLCNRNEMPYAQSKAQAEEAVLGANTTQLATVVLRPAFVWGKGDLIDRQIGPAANHGKFGWFNQGEYLYSSCYIGNLCEAISLAVQSSVKAEAFFIADNETLRFRDWMTQRLRVGHYRVPTFSIPRALAWPFARFTENGWNYLPLKSDPPLVREAVRATGYPLTLSIEKAKRILSYRAPYSIEEGMAAIATSQEDQD, from the coding sequence ATGAAAATATTTTTAACTGGGGCAGAAGGCTTTATTGGCAGTAAGGTATTAGAGCGCTTACACGCTGAAGGGCATGGGCTTAGCGCCGCCGTTCGTTCAGTTCAGGAAGAGAAACGATTGCAGGCGCTGGGGATTGAGACAGTTAGAGGTAATTTATGCGATGAAATCGATCTACATGCAGCACTAAAGGGCCATGAGGCAGTGATTCATTGTGCGGCGTATGTGCGCTTGTGGGGTCCACGAGCAACATTTCAAGGAGTGAATGTCGAACTCACCAAGAAATTAATTGCAGCATCACAAGTGGCAGGAATAAAACGTTTTATTCATATGAGTACGGCGAGTGTAGTTCTAAATGAACGACGCCCACTATACGATGCAGAAGAAAGTCTACCATTGTGTAATCGCAATGAGATGCCCTATGCGCAGTCCAAAGCGCAAGCAGAGGAGGCGGTGCTGGGTGCCAACACAACACAACTAGCAACAGTAGTGCTTCGCCCAGCATTTGTATGGGGAAAAGGAGACCTAATCGATCGACAGATTGGGCCTGCTGCTAATCATGGAAAGTTCGGTTGGTTTAATCAAGGAGAGTATTTGTATTCAAGCTGTTATATCGGTAATTTATGCGAAGCAATTTCTTTGGCCGTGCAAAGCTCGGTAAAGGCAGAAGCATTTTTTATAGCTGACAACGAGACCCTGCGTTTTCGTGACTGGATGACTCAGCGTTTGCGCGTTGGTCATTACCGCGTGCCAACATTCTCAATTCCCAGGGCACTGGCCTGGCCATTTGCACGATTTACCGAGAATGGTTGGAATTATTTACCACTGAAGAGTGATCCGCCGTTAGTTCGTGAGGCGGTTCGAGCGACGGGCTATCCCCTGACACTCTCCATAGAGAAGGCAAAACGCATTCTTTCGTATCGAGCACCCTATTCGATCGAAGAGGGTATGGCGGCCATTGCCACCTCTCAAGAGGACCAAGACTAA
- the can gene encoding carbonate dehydratase, with product MPANNKKLDLERLFEQNRSWIKKVTDDDPDYFSRLVDQQNPEYLWIGCSDSRVPANQIVGLKPGEVFVHRNIANMVVHTDFNALSVIQFAIDRLKVKHIIVVGHYGCSGIEAAMNNVRIGIADNWIRHIKDVHDKHNRELSNIHDQHKRLDRLCELNVLEQVVNIGQTNIVQDAWSKGQGISIHGCIYSLCDGVLMDLDTTVTDSNELNQRYLRLLSK from the coding sequence ATGCCTGCTAATAATAAAAAACTAGATCTTGAGCGGCTATTTGAACAAAATCGTTCATGGATTAAGAAGGTCACCGACGATGATCCTGACTACTTTTCACGCTTAGTGGATCAACAAAACCCAGAGTATCTATGGATCGGTTGCTCAGACTCCCGCGTGCCAGCAAACCAAATCGTTGGATTAAAGCCTGGTGAAGTATTTGTCCATCGAAATATTGCCAATATGGTGGTGCATACCGACTTCAATGCCTTATCAGTGATTCAGTTTGCGATCGATCGATTAAAAGTAAAACATATTATTGTGGTTGGGCATTATGGCTGTTCCGGCATTGAGGCTGCAATGAATAATGTTCGGATTGGGATTGCTGACAATTGGATACGCCACATTAAAGATGTTCATGACAAACATAATCGTGAGCTTAGTAATATTCATGATCAACATAAACGACTAGATCGATTATGCGAACTCAATGTGCTTGAGCAAGTAGTTAACATTGGCCAAACCAATATCGTGCAAGATGCTTGGTCAAAGGGGCAGGGGATCTCAATCCATGGATGTATTTATAGCTTGTGTGATGGGGTCCTGATGGATCTAGACACAACCGTCACCGATTCCAATGAGCTAAACCAGCGCTATCTGCGGTTATTATCGAAGTAA
- a CDS encoding HU family DNA-binding protein produces MNKAELIAAIADDAEISKAKAEYALNSAIEHIIKAVTKGDSVQLIGFGTFASGKRAARMGRNPKTGEPLKIAASKTVKFSAGKAFKDSVNKRKK; encoded by the coding sequence TTGAATAAAGCAGAACTAATCGCAGCGATTGCTGACGATGCCGAAATTTCTAAAGCCAAAGCTGAGTATGCATTGAACTCTGCTATCGAGCACATCATTAAGGCAGTAACCAAGGGTGATTCTGTTCAATTAATCGGGTTTGGAACATTTGCCTCAGGAAAGCGCGCTGCACGGATGGGCCGCAATCCAAAAACTGGCGAGCCACTTAAAATCGCCGCCTCAAAGACCGTGAAGTTTTCTGCTGGTAAGGCATTTAAAGACTCTGTGAATAAGCGCAAGAAGTAA
- a CDS encoding multidrug efflux SMR transporter, producing MSIYWIALLLAGLCEIGWPLGLKLSDLPNMKAWGLLLAIVSMALSGLLLWYSLKEIPIGTAYAVWTSIGAVGTFTIGVLVFGDPNIAIRWVGGALIVLGVALLKLG from the coding sequence ATGAGCATCTACTGGATTGCACTCTTGCTAGCTGGCCTTTGTGAGATTGGCTGGCCACTGGGTCTCAAACTATCCGATCTGCCTAATATGAAAGCCTGGGGGCTTCTGTTGGCTATTGTTAGCATGGCCCTCAGCGGATTATTGCTGTGGTACTCGCTCAAAGAGATACCAATTGGTACGGCTTATGCAGTATGGACTTCGATTGGCGCAGTTGGCACCTTTACGATTGGCGTTCTGGTTTTTGGAGACCCCAATATTGCAATACGCTGGGTTGGCGGAGCCCTAATCGTGCTGGGCGTCGCCTTGTTAAAGCTTGGTTAG
- a CDS encoding DUF1330 domain-containing protein, producing the protein MSITVIGIFKTLSLEDFELYRSQVGISIALYGGSVVRRGECAEPFWNQLNTNSFDTFVELSFPNMDDAKRWSESPEYSALLPVRERAMELTLFAVKT; encoded by the coding sequence ATGAGTATTACAGTCATCGGAATCTTTAAAACACTTTCTTTAGAGGACTTCGAACTCTATCGAAGCCAAGTTGGCATAAGCATTGCGCTATATGGTGGATCGGTAGTCCGTCGAGGCGAGTGCGCAGAACCATTTTGGAATCAATTAAATACAAATTCTTTTGATACCTTTGTCGAGCTCTCATTTCCGAATATGGACGATGCTAAACGTTGGTCAGAAAGTCCAGAATACTCAGCATTGCTGCCAGTTCGGGAGCGCGCTATGGAGCTTACTTTATTTGCAGTGAAGACCTAA
- a CDS encoding BrnT family toxin: MSSLRFEWEPKKASANLKKHGISFEEAKSVFYDESAKLISDPDHSEDEDRFILLGVSHSLRVILVCHCYRSEGNVIRVISARKATVKETKTYKR, translated from the coding sequence ATGAGTTCACTGCGATTTGAATGGGAGCCCAAAAAAGCTTCGGCCAATTTGAAAAAACACGGCATTTCGTTTGAAGAGGCGAAATCCGTGTTTTATGATGAAAGCGCCAAGTTAATTTCTGATCCTGATCATTCGGAAGATGAAGACAGATTTATTTTGCTCGGGGTAAGCCATTCTCTTCGTGTAATTTTGGTTTGTCATTGTTATCGAAGTGAGGGTAATGTCATTCGGGTTATTTCGGCTCGTAAGGCAACCGTCAAAGAGACAAAAACTTATAAAAGGTGA
- a CDS encoding DUF4390 domain-containing protein → MMGLLRKISLSLIFALAICMGSLAHSQGIVVKQAELEKIDAGWLLNANFSIALPAGLENALKKGVTLHFVTEFQLTHGRWYWFDEKAVKVERQIRLSHQPLINQYRITVGDFTFSAASLAEALRATGTVGGWSVIETAAISPTKQYEAAVRLTLDLGKLPKPFQVDALNSKDWSLSGEWLRFPFNATMGNVVGRK, encoded by the coding sequence ATGATGGGTTTACTACGCAAAATTAGCTTAAGCCTCATTTTTGCCCTTGCTATCTGTATGGGTTCGCTTGCTCATTCACAGGGTATTGTTGTTAAACAGGCGGAGCTAGAGAAGATCGATGCGGGTTGGTTGCTTAATGCAAATTTTTCGATCGCACTGCCGGCGGGACTTGAGAACGCCCTAAAAAAAGGGGTGACCTTACATTTTGTGACCGAGTTTCAGCTTACGCATGGACGTTGGTACTGGTTTGATGAGAAGGCCGTGAAAGTAGAGCGCCAAATCCGTTTATCGCATCAACCGCTCATCAATCAATATCGCATCACGGTCGGTGACTTTACATTTAGTGCAGCAAGCCTAGCCGAAGCGTTGCGAGCAACTGGAACGGTAGGCGGGTGGAGCGTCATTGAGACTGCCGCAATTAGTCCCACCAAACAATATGAGGCAGCAGTGCGTCTCACCTTGGACTTGGGCAAACTTCCCAAACCTTTTCAGGTCGATGCCCTCAATAGCAAAGACTGGTCACTCTCGGGTGAGTGGCTACGATTCCCATTTAATGCCACGATGGGTAATGTTGTGGGACGGAAATAG